In Longimicrobium sp., the sequence CGTTCGCACCGCGTGCACGGCGATGCGCCGCTTTTCTTCCTGGGCAGCCGGGGACAGGGACCGCGCATCACGATTTTCCATGCCCCCAATATATCGCTCCAGTCTGCAATATGCAAACTATTTATCGTCCGGAGTAATAACTTCCTCCGGCTGCACGGGTTCGTCTCGCTGAGATCCATCGACGCCGCGCAACGCGCGTGCCCGGTCCGTATCGCCGCGCGTCTGCAACAAACGGCGCCGGCGCGCGTACGACTCCCCGGCTTGCCATCGGCCGCGGGTGGGCCGAAGTTCCCCGCGCCGAACACACCGCCGAACCCGACGCGTCCGCCTGATGAAGAAGTGCCGCTACTGCGCCGAGGAGATCCGCGACGAGGCCATCATCTGCCGGTACTGCGGCCGCTCGCAGGACGAGCCCGCCACCACCGGCGAGCCGGCCGCGCCCGCGCCCGAGACGCCCGCGGGGGAGGGGCGGAACCGGCTGCTCGTCCCCCTGGCCATCGTCGGCGGCGTGGTGGCGCTGGCGCTGGTCGCGTGGCTGGCGTTCGGGCAGGGCGGCAGGCGGCGCGGCGCGGCAGGCCTCCACGGCGCCGACTCGGTGGCGGTCAGCGACAGCCTGCGCGCGGTGCGCGACTCCTTCCCCGCGTTCGCGGACCTGCCGGACGGGCGCACGGAGAACGCGGCCTCTCCGCCGCCTCCCCCGGCCCCGCCCCCGCCGCCGCCTTCCCCGCCGCCCGCGCGCGGCGACGTGGTGGACCTCCCGGAGCTGAAGATCGGCGCGGGGCAGTACCACTACTACGGCTTCGAGACGAGCGACGACCGCCCCTGCCGCCTGCGCGGGCGCGTGGAGACCACCGCGGGCGGGCGCCACGACACCGACGTGCTGGTGCTGGACCGCGACGGCTTCGCCAACTTCCAGTACAACCGCCGCTTCCAGACGGTGTTCGCCGCGCCGCGCACCGCCGCGGTCACGCTCGACGTGCCGCTCCCCGGCCCCGGCAGCTACTACCTCGTCCTCTCCAACCGCTTCTCCGCGTTCACGGGGAAGATGGTGAAGGTGGAAAACGTGCACTGGGTGTGCGCCGACGACCTGGCCCCGGTGGACACGACCAGCGGCGGGGAGGGTGAGGAGAATCCGGAGGGGTGACGACGGATCAATGCGCGAGGCCCAACTGTTTGCGCCGCATCAGGCTATAGATCCCTCGGGCGCCAAGTCCCGGCGCGGACGAATGCCCGAAGCGGCGCCCTCGGGATGACAGATCAGGATGAGCGGTAGGAGACCCAGCGCCAGCCCTCGACTCAACACCATCGCTATTTCCGGGTTCTATCTTCATATCCCTGCCTTTTGCCCTCTCTCTGATCGAATTCCCTTGACGGGGGGATTGGGGGCGCATACTCTGGAAACGCCTGCTGTAAACGGTTACATCCGCCTCCCCGGGGCACCGTGGTCCGACCGTCCCTCTCCACGTCGGCTGGCAGCGGTTCCGCGCGCGTCACCATCAAGGACGTGGCGCGGGCGGCGGGCGTTTCCGTGGCCACCGTCTCGCGCGTGCTCAACGCCAGCGGACCGGTGGCCGACGACACGCGCGAGCGCATCCACCGCATCGCGCAGGAGCTGCGCTTCATCCCCAACGGCGCGGCGCGCTCGCTCAGCACCCGGCGCACGGGCACGCTGGGTGTGCTTCTCCCCGACCTCTACGGCGAGTTCTTCAGCGAGGTGATCCGCGGCCTGGACCAGGCGGCCCAGGGAAGCGGCTTCCATCTCCTCCTTTCCAGCAGCCACAACGACCGCGACGACATCGAGGCCGCGCTGCGCGCCATGCGCGGGCGCGTGGACGGCCTGGTGGTGATGTCGCCGCACATCGACGCCGGCGTGCTCACGGCGAATCTCCACGACAGCGTCCCCGCCGTGCTGCTCAACTCGCCCATCGAGTCGGGCGACTTCGACACGCTGCGGGTGGACAACTTCGGCGGCGCGCGGGAGATGGTCGCCCATCTGGCCGGCCACGGCCACCGGCGCATCGCGATCGTCTGCGGGCCGGAGCGCAACTTCGACGCGGCCGAGCGGCTGCGCGGCTTCCGCGCCGCGCTGGCCGACGCGGGGATCGCCGCCGAGGGCGCGCTGGAGGTGCCGGGCGACTTCACCGAGGAGGCGGGGTACCGCGCGGCCGAGGCGCTGCTGGCCGCCGATCCCCGCCCCACCGCGGTGTTCGCCGCGAACGACTCGATGGCCATCGGGCTGATCAGCGCGCTGCGCGAGGCGGGTGTCTCCGTCCCCGCCGACATCGCCGTGGCGGGGTTCGACGACATCCCCATCGCCCGCTACCTGACCCCGCCGCTCTCCTCGGTGCGCGTGTCGCCGAACGAGCTGGGCGCGCGGGCGATGGAGCAGCTGGTGCGCGCGGTGGGGGGCGAGAACCGGCACGCCCGCATCCACGAGACGATCCCCACCGCGCTGGCCCTCCGCGGCTCGTGCGGCTGCAACGGGGCGAGCCGCGACGCGCGGTCGCTGCCGCCCTGACGAGCATCACCCTGACCGACCATGATTGGAGCCGGCGTCGCGGCGCCGGATGCGGGTGTGTGGAGGATGTGCGAGATCCTACCTGTCACGGAGGACGTGGACGATGAGAAACGACGTTCGCACGAGGCTGGCCCGCGGGTTCGCGCTCGCCTGCATCCTCGCGCTCTGGCCGGCCGGCGGGGCGGGCGCGCAGACCACCACCGGCGCCATCCGCGGCTACGTGCGCGGCGCGAACAGCGCGCCCGTGGCCGGCGCGCGGGTGACGGCGACCAACACCGAGAACGGGCTGGAGCGCTCCGCCGTCAGCAGCCCCAACGGCTTCTACACCATCCCCGGGCTGCAGCCGGGGCCGTACACGCTGGCGGTGCGGATGATGGGGATGGGCGACCAGTCGCGCACCGTGCGGCTGCTGGTGGGCCAGACGCTGGACCAGAACTTCGACCTGACCACCCAGGCCGTCACCCTGCAGGGGCTGACCGCGGTGGCCGCGCCGGTGCAGGAGACGCGCACCAGCGAGGTGGCCACCAACGTCACCCGCGAGCAGGTGGAGGCGCTCCCCACGCCCGACCGCAACTTCCTGGGCCTGGCCATCCTCGCCCCGGGAACGCAGCTGCAGGGCGACCGGCTGGACGCCACGCGCAAGACCTTCACCGCCGGCGCGCAGAACGCCGAGCAGGTGAACGTCTTCATCGACGGGGCCAGCTACAAGAACGACATCCTGCAGGGCGGGGTGGCGGGGCAGGACGCCAGCCGCGGCAACCCCTTCCCGCGCAACGCCATCCGCGAGTTCCGGGTGATCACCCAGAACTACAAGGCCGAGTACCAGAAGGCCAGCAGCGCCATCATCACCGCCACCACGCAGTCGGGGACCAACCGCTGGGAGACGAGCGGGTTCCTCAACTACCAGCCGGCCCGCTGGTTCGCGCTGGACAGCTTCCAGCTGCGCGACAAGCACGCCAACCCCGGCACCTTCACCCGGCCGGACTTCCGGCGCTACCAGTACGGCGCCAACGCCGGCGGCCCGCTCATCCGCGACCGGCTGTTCGTGTTCGGCTCGTTCGAGCGCAACGACCAGAACCGCGGCACGCGCGTGGCCATCACCCCGCCCACCGGGTTCCCGGCGATCGACTCCATCAACTTCGCCCAGTACAACGGGCTGTTCGACCAGCCGTTCCGCTCCACCCTGGTGTTCGGCAAGCTCTCGTTCAACCACACCGAGCACTCGTTCTTCGAGGGGAGCTGGCACCTGCGGCACGAGAACGACGTGCGCGACTTCGGCGGGCTGACCTCGTTCCAGAGCGCCACGCGCTTCAAGAACGACGTCAACACGGGGATCCTGAAGCACAACTACGCCAACGGCGACCTGCTGAACGAGGCCACGCTCTCCTTCCAGCGCTACCGCTACAACCCCACGCCCAACACGCCGGGGATGGTGAACCGCTTCTTCGGCTTCGGCTGCTGCGCGCAGATCGGCAGCAACATCTCGGTGCAGGACTTCGCGCAGACGCGCATCTCGCTGCGCAACGACGCCACCTGGAGCGGGCTGCACCTGGCGGGCGAGCACGTGATCAAGGGCGGCGGCAACGTCGACTTCCTGAACTACGACATCACCAAGCGCAACTCCGAGAACCTGCGCTTCGTGTACGAGCCGTGGTGGTACAACTTCTCCATCCCCCAGCGCGTCGAGTTCCAGACGGGCGACCCCGACTTCGGCGCGCGCAACACGCAGGTGGGGCTGTTCATCCAGGACGACTGGAGCCCGGTCGAGCGGCTGGTGCTGAACCTTGGCATCCGGTGGGACTACGAGTCCCACATGATGAACTACGACTACGTAACGCCGCGGGCGATCGTCGACTCGCTCACCAAGTACCAGGACCGGCTCTTCCTGCCGCTGGACCCCGACCGCTACTTCACCGACGGCAACGACCGGCACCCCTTCACCGGCGCCTTCCAGCCGCGGCTGGGCTTCTCCTTCTCGCTGGACCAGGAGGGCAGGACGGCGGTGTTCGGGGGATGGGGGATCTTCTACGACCGCACCCTCTTCGACCAGGCGCTGGAGGAGAGCTTCGCGCTGCAGCACCCCAGCTACCGGATCGAGTTCGACACCACCAACGCGCCCGGCAAGCTGAAGTGGGACCCGGCGTTCCTGCAGGGCGGCCCCGCGGTGGTGCAGCAGCTGATCTCCAACCGCGCGTTCAACACGCCCGAGGTCAAGCTGCTGCCGAACGACCTGAAGCCGCCGCGCGCGCAGCACTTCAACCTGGGCGTGCGCCACGCGTTCGGCTCGCTGCAGGCGTCGGCGGCGTACACGGGGGTGCGCAGCAAGAACGTGATGACCTTCTACTGGGCCAACCAGAACTTCGTCTGCCCGCAGCGCTCCTTCGCCGTGGCGGGGTGCTTCCAGAGCCGCGGGATCCCGGGATGGGGGACGATCCTGTTCGCCGACGACCAGGGGAAGACCTGGTACGACGCGCTGCAGCTGCAGCTGGACCGGCCGTACCGCGGCACGCCCGGGCGCGCGGGGTGGGGCGCGGGGCTGGCGGTGACGCTGGCGCGGCGCTACACGCAGGGGTTCAACGACCTGTTCTCGTTCCCCAACCCGGTGGACTATCCCAAGCAGCGCCGCAACGACGAGCCGCTGCGCATCGTGGGCAACTGGGTGGTGGACCTCCCCTTCGCCTGGGGCGTGCAGTTCAGCGGGCTGCTGAACCTGGGCGCGGGCACGCGGCAGGACGTGGGCGGGCGCTTCGACTGCCAGAACGCCAACACCTGCTTCGCGGGCGGCGGCTTCGAGCCGGAGAAGTTCTCGTTCATCATCCCGCACGCCTTCGCGTACCGGAACCTGGACCTGCGGCTGCGCAAGGACTTCGTGAACGTGCGCGGCACGCGCGTGGGAGTGACGGCGGACCTGTTCAACGCCTTCAACTTCAACAACTTCGGGTGCTTCAACGTGTTCGACCGGGCGAGCGACACCTTCGGCCAGGCCGGGTGCACCGTCAGCGACGCGCGCCGCTTCCAGCTGGGGGTGGAGTTCAACCGCCGATGAGCGGGTGAGGAGGCGAGGGACGAAGGCCGGCGGCGGTCCGATCCGCCGCCGGCCTTCTCGCGACGGGTGGGTGGTCGTGGGATTGCGGAGAGGGTGGGGACAATGCGACTGAAGTCGCGGCTACAACTACACGAAGTCCGCCTTCGCGGACTACAAAGTGCGGCGCGGACGATGTCTCGGTGCGCGCGGCCGGCATTCGCACGCAGCCTGCGCAGCAGGCTTCCCAATGTTCCAGCCGCGGGTTTACCCGCCTGTGGGAAACCCGCCCGCCGCGACGATGCTCGCCAGGGGATGAGAACGCGATCAGGGGTGTGGAGATGACGATGCGCGGTGCGATCGGCCGATGGATGGGCGTCCTCGCGACGGTGCTCCTGGCCGCGTGCGCGAACGGGGCGGCGTCGACTTCGCCGGGGCCGCGCGGCGGGGACGAGGCGTTCCTGGACACGCTGCAGCAGCGCACCTTCGGCTTCTTCTGGGAGCTGCAGAATCCCACCACGCACCTGGTCCCCGACCGCTGGCCCACCAAGTCGTTCTCCAGCGTCGCGGCGGTCGGGTTCGGGCTGGCCGGCTATCCCGTCGGCGTGGAGCGCGGCTACGTCACCCGCGCGCAGGCGGCGGAGCGGACGCTCGCCACGCTGCGCTTCTTCTGGACGGCGCCGCAGGGGCCCGCGGCCGCGGGGATGACCGGCCACAAGGGCTTCTTCTATCACTTCCTGGACATGGACACGGGGCGCCGCTTCGAGCGCGTGGAGCTGTCCACCATCGACACGGCGCTGCTGCTGGGCGGAATCCTGGTCTGCCGCGAGTACTTCGACGGCGGCGACGGCACCGAGCGCGAGATCCGCGCGCTGGCGGATTCCATCTACCGGCGCGTGGACTGGCAGTGGGCCACCGTGCGCGCGCCGCTCGTCTCCATGGGGTGGACGCCCGAGGAGGGCTTCCACACCTACGACTGGCGGGGGATGAACGAGGCGATGCTCCTCTACGTCCTCGCCCTCGGCTCGCCCACGCACCCCGTCTCCCCCGACGCGTGGCCGGCGTGGGCGTCCACCTACCAGTGGGGCGAGTACTACGGCCAAGCGCACGTGGGCTTCGCGCCGCTGTTCGGGCACCAGTACTCGCAGCTGTTCATCGACTTCCGCGGCATCCACGACGCGTACATGCGCGGGAAGGGGATCGACTACTTCGAGAACGCGCGCCGGGCCACGCTGGCGCAGCGCGCGTACGCCGCGGCGAATCCCAATGCGTGGGCCGGCTACTCGGCGGAGGTGTGGGGATTGACGGCCAGCGACGGGCCGGTGGACGGCACCTTCCAGGTCGGGGGACGCAGCCGGCACTTCTTCACCTACTCGGCGCGCGGCGCGGACTTCACCGAGGTGCGCGACGACGGGACCATCGCCCCGACTGCGGCCGGCGGCTCCATCCCCTTCGCCCCCGAGATCGCCATCCCCGCGCTGCGCGAGATGCGGCGGCGCTACGGCGACCACCTCTTCCGCCAGTACGGCTTCGTCGACGCCTTCAATCCCACGCTCACGGACGGGAATTTCCGCGTGCAGATGGGGAAGATCGTCCCCGGCGTGGGGTGGTTCGACGACGACTACCTGGGGATCGACCAGGGGCCGATCCTGCTCATGGCCGAGAACCACCGCAGCGGGCTGATCTGGAGGATGATGCGGAAGAGCCCGTACATCGCCGCCGGGCTGCGCCGCGCCGGCTTCACCGGCGGATGGCTGGACGCCGTCCCGCGGTGACGCGCCGAAGCCCGTCCCCGCGCGCGAAGCACATCTCCCAGATGCTGTTGTTGACGGCGCTCGGGGGCGCGCTGTCGTGCGCGTCGAGGGACGACGGGCGCGTCACGCTGCGCTTCTGGGCGCTCGGTGCGGAGGGGGAGAAGGTGCAGGCGCTGGTGGCCGACTTCGAGCGCGAGAACCCCGGGATCCGCGTGGAGGTGCAGCAGATCCCGTGGACGGCCGCGCACGAGAAGCTGCTGACCGCGCACGTGGGAAACAGCACGCCCGACGTGGCCCAGCTCGGCAACACCTGGGTGCCCGAGTTCGCGGCGCTGAAGGCATTGGCGCCGCTGGACGCGCCCGTGGCCGCGTCGCCGCGGACGCCGCGCGCGTCGTACTTCCCCGGGATCTGGGACACGAACGTGGTCGCCGGGCGCACGTACGGCATCCCCTGGTACGTGGACACGCGCGTCCTCTTCTACCGCACCGACATCCTAAAGGCCGCGGGATACGACTCCGTTCCTTCAACCTGGGCGGGATGGACCGAGGCGATGCGGCGGATCAAGCTGCGGATGGGGCCGCGGCAATATCCCGCCCTCCTACCGACCAACGAGTGGACGTACCCCGTGGCGTTCGGGCTGCAGGCCGGCTCGCCGCTGCTGCGGGAGGACGGGAGATACGGGGATTTCCGCGATCCGCGCTTCCGCCACGCGTTCGAGTTCTACATCGGGCTCTTCCGACAGAACCTGGCCCCGAGCGTGGCGAACACGCAGATCTCCAACCTCTACCAGGAGTTCGAGCGCGGGAACATCGCCATGTACATCACCGGCCCGTGGAACATCGGCGAGTTCAGCCGCCGCCTGCCGCCGGAGATGCAGGACAAGTGGGCCACGGCGCCGCTCCCCGGCCCCGACGGCCCCGGCGTGTCCCTGGCCGGCGGCGCCAGCCTGGTGATGTTCCGCGCCTCGAAGCACCCGCGCGAGGCGTGGGCGCTGATCGAGTTCCTGTCGCGCCCCGGGCAGCAGCTCCGCTTCTACCACCTCACCGGCGACCTGCCTGCGAGGCGCGAGGCGTGGGCCGACACGTCGCTGGCCGACAACCGCCACGCGCGTGCCTTCCGCATCCAGCTCGAGCGTGTCGTCGCGACGCCCAAGGTGCCCGAGTGGGAGCAGATCGCCACGAAGGTGGCCGACTACAGCGAGGCCGTGGTCCGCAACGCGCTGACCGTCGACCGCGCGCTGGCCCAGCTCGACGGCGACGTGGACGGCCTGCTGGAGAAGCGGCGGTGGATGCTGTCGCGGGAGAGGACGGCGTTCGCGGCGCCCGCGCCGGAGGGGGCCCTCTCCCTGGCGCTTCGCGCCGGTCCCTCCCCCAAAACCGACTGGGGGAGGGACGGGGGCTCGCTTCGCTCGCGGCTGCTTCGCGCGCGATGGCCAATGCCGGTCGCGAGCACAGAAGCCTCGCCGGCACGTGAGCCTGTAGTCCGCGAAGGCAGACTTCGTGTGGTTGTTGCAGCGAATTCATTCGCCCCACTCACCTCCGCCGCAAGTCCGTTCGCGGGACGGCGGGATGCCTTCGCCGGAGCGCCGCGATGAGCCCGCTCCCCGGCGGGGCGTCGGACATCGACGCGGTGGCCGAGGCGCCGGCCGCGTACGCGGCGGTGTCTCCCCCGCCCCGCCGCTGGTTCGGGCGGCCGAGCCTGGAATCGGCGAACGCGGCGGGATGGCTGTTCCTGGCGCCCGCGCTGGTCCTCATCGGCGTCTTCTTCTTCCTCCCCGTCGCCGCCTCGCTGCTGCTGAGCCTGACGGACTTCGACATCTACGCCGTCGGCGACCCGTCGTACGCGCGCTTCGTGGGGCTGCGCAACTACAGCCGCCTGATCGGCTCGCCCGAGTTCTGGCAGGCGCTGAAGAACACCTTCATCTTCGCGCTGGCCGGCGGGCCGCTCACCGTGGCGGCATCCCTCGCCGCCGCGCTGCTGGTGAACGCGCGGCTGGCGCGCTTCCGCGGCTTCTTCCGCACCATCTACTTCATCCCCTTCGTCACCACCCTCGTCGCCGTCTCCGTCGTCTGGCGCTACCTCTACCATCCGCAATACGGGCTGATCAACTACCTGCTGGCGAAGGTCGGCATCCATGGGCCGGACTGGCTGGGCGACCCGCGCTGGGCGCTGCCGGCCATCATCCTGATGTCGGTGTGGAAGAACTTCGGCTACAACATGCTGATCTTCGTGGCCGGGCTGCAGGCGATCCCCGCGGACCTGTACGAGGCGGCGCAGCTGGACGGCGCCGGCCCGCTGCTGCGCTTCCGCCACGTGACGCTGCCGATGCTGGGGCCGACGATGCTGTTCGTCGGCCTGGTGACGATGATCGGCTACTTCCAGCTCTTCGCCGAGCCGTACGTGATGACGCAGGGCGGCCCGCTCGGCGCGACGACGAGCGTGGTGCTGCTGATGTACGAGGAGGGGTTCCGCTGGTGGCGGATGGGCTACGCCGCCGCGCTGGCCTTCGTGCTGTTCATCGTGATGCTGCTGTGGACGGCCATCCAGTTCCGGCTGCAGCGTCGGGGGGCGGTGGCGTGATGGAGATCTCCAGCGTCGGCCGGGCATTGGGCCGGGCGAATGAATTCGCGGCAACAACGACACAAAGTCCGCCTTCGCAGACTGGGGGCGCGGCTGGGGTGCGAATGGCCGGGTTCGGGCCGGAGGATGCTCCCCACGTGCTGAGTGGCCGCGAGCGCAGCGAGCCCCCGTCCCTCCCCCAGGCTGTTTGGGGGGAGGGACCGCCGCGAAGCGGCAGGGAGAGGGCCTCCGCGCGGCGGGAGCACGGTAGATGGGGACGGAGATGCGAACGGAGGCGCGCATGAAGCCCCGCGCCGCCGTCTGGCTCCTGCACGCCGCGCTCATCCTCGGCGCCATCGCGGCGATGCTGCCGATGGCGTGGATGGTGATGGCGTCGCTGATGCCGACCGGCGAGGCGAGCACCTATCCCCCGCGCCTGGTCCCCTCGTCGGTGACGCTCGCGCACTACGGCGACCTGTTCACGCGGCTGTCGCTGGGGCGGTACATGCTCAACAGCGCGCTGATCGCCTTCGCGGTGACGGCGGTGTCGCTGGTGATCAACTCGATGGCGGGGTACGCGTTCGCCAAGCTGCGCTTCCGCGGGCGCGAGAAGGCGTTCCGCGCGATGGTGACGGGGCTGATCATCCCCGTGCAGGTGTCGATGCTGCCGCTGTTCCTGCTGATGAAGCAGCTCGGCCTGGTCAACACCTACTGGGGCGTGATCATCCCGTCGCTGGCCAGCATCTTCGGCATCTTCCTGATCCGCCAGTACGCCGTCTCCGTCCCCGACGAGCTGCTCGACGCGGCGCGCATCGACGGCGCGGGCGAGCTGCGCATCTACACTTCCATCGTCCTTCCCGTCATCCGCCCCATCCTGGCCACGCTCGCCATCTGGACTTTCCTGACCACGTGGAACGATTTCATGTGGCCGCTGGTGGTGCTGAGTGACCAGTCGAAGTACACGCTTCCCGTCGCGCTCGCGTCGCTGGTCGGCGAGCACGTGCAGGACACGGAGCTGATGATGGCCGGC encodes:
- a CDS encoding LacI family DNA-binding transcriptional regulator; translated protein: MVRPSLSTSAGSGSARVTIKDVARAAGVSVATVSRVLNASGPVADDTRERIHRIAQELRFIPNGAARSLSTRRTGTLGVLLPDLYGEFFSEVIRGLDQAAQGSGFHLLLSSSHNDRDDIEAALRAMRGRVDGLVVMSPHIDAGVLTANLHDSVPAVLLNSPIESGDFDTLRVDNFGGAREMVAHLAGHGHRRIAIVCGPERNFDAAERLRGFRAALADAGIAAEGALEVPGDFTEEAGYRAAEALLAADPRPTAVFAANDSMAIGLISALREAGVSVPADIAVAGFDDIPIARYLTPPLSSVRVSPNELGARAMEQLVRAVGGENRHARIHETIPTALALRGSCGCNGASRDARSLPP
- a CDS encoding TonB-dependent receptor, with product MRNDVRTRLARGFALACILALWPAGGAGAQTTTGAIRGYVRGANSAPVAGARVTATNTENGLERSAVSSPNGFYTIPGLQPGPYTLAVRMMGMGDQSRTVRLLVGQTLDQNFDLTTQAVTLQGLTAVAAPVQETRTSEVATNVTREQVEALPTPDRNFLGLAILAPGTQLQGDRLDATRKTFTAGAQNAEQVNVFIDGASYKNDILQGGVAGQDASRGNPFPRNAIREFRVITQNYKAEYQKASSAIITATTQSGTNRWETSGFLNYQPARWFALDSFQLRDKHANPGTFTRPDFRRYQYGANAGGPLIRDRLFVFGSFERNDQNRGTRVAITPPTGFPAIDSINFAQYNGLFDQPFRSTLVFGKLSFNHTEHSFFEGSWHLRHENDVRDFGGLTSFQSATRFKNDVNTGILKHNYANGDLLNEATLSFQRYRYNPTPNTPGMVNRFFGFGCCAQIGSNISVQDFAQTRISLRNDATWSGLHLAGEHVIKGGGNVDFLNYDITKRNSENLRFVYEPWWYNFSIPQRVEFQTGDPDFGARNTQVGLFIQDDWSPVERLVLNLGIRWDYESHMMNYDYVTPRAIVDSLTKYQDRLFLPLDPDRYFTDGNDRHPFTGAFQPRLGFSFSLDQEGRTAVFGGWGIFYDRTLFDQALEESFALQHPSYRIEFDTTNAPGKLKWDPAFLQGGPAVVQQLISNRAFNTPEVKLLPNDLKPPRAQHFNLGVRHAFGSLQASAAYTGVRSKNVMTFYWANQNFVCPQRSFAVAGCFQSRGIPGWGTILFADDQGKTWYDALQLQLDRPYRGTPGRAGWGAGLAVTLARRYTQGFNDLFSFPNPVDYPKQRRNDEPLRIVGNWVVDLPFAWGVQFSGLLNLGAGTRQDVGGRFDCQNANTCFAGGGFEPEKFSFIIPHAFAYRNLDLRLRKDFVNVRGTRVGVTADLFNAFNFNNFGCFNVFDRASDTFGQAGCTVSDARRFQLGVEFNRR
- a CDS encoding glucoamylase family protein, with the protein product MTMRGAIGRWMGVLATVLLAACANGAASTSPGPRGGDEAFLDTLQQRTFGFFWELQNPTTHLVPDRWPTKSFSSVAAVGFGLAGYPVGVERGYVTRAQAAERTLATLRFFWTAPQGPAAAGMTGHKGFFYHFLDMDTGRRFERVELSTIDTALLLGGILVCREYFDGGDGTEREIRALADSIYRRVDWQWATVRAPLVSMGWTPEEGFHTYDWRGMNEAMLLYVLALGSPTHPVSPDAWPAWASTYQWGEYYGQAHVGFAPLFGHQYSQLFIDFRGIHDAYMRGKGIDYFENARRATLAQRAYAAANPNAWAGYSAEVWGLTASDGPVDGTFQVGGRSRHFFTYSARGADFTEVRDDGTIAPTAAGGSIPFAPEIAIPALREMRRRYGDHLFRQYGFVDAFNPTLTDGNFRVQMGKIVPGVGWFDDDYLGIDQGPILLMAENHRSGLIWRMMRKSPYIAAGLRRAGFTGGWLDAVPR
- a CDS encoding sugar ABC transporter substrate-binding protein, with amino-acid sequence MLLLTALGGALSCASRDDGRVTLRFWALGAEGEKVQALVADFERENPGIRVEVQQIPWTAAHEKLLTAHVGNSTPDVAQLGNTWVPEFAALKALAPLDAPVAASPRTPRASYFPGIWDTNVVAGRTYGIPWYVDTRVLFYRTDILKAAGYDSVPSTWAGWTEAMRRIKLRMGPRQYPALLPTNEWTYPVAFGLQAGSPLLREDGRYGDFRDPRFRHAFEFYIGLFRQNLAPSVANTQISNLYQEFERGNIAMYITGPWNIGEFSRRLPPEMQDKWATAPLPGPDGPGVSLAGGASLVMFRASKHPREAWALIEFLSRPGQQLRFYHLTGDLPARREAWADTSLADNRHARAFRIQLERVVATPKVPEWEQIATKVADYSEAVVRNALTVDRALAQLDGDVDGLLEKRRWMLSRERTAFAAPAPEGALSLALRAGPSPKTDWGRDGGSLRSRLLRARWPMPVASTEASPAREPVVREGRLRVVVAANSFAPLTSAASPFAGRRDAFAGAPR
- a CDS encoding sugar ABC transporter permease, encoding MSPLPGGASDIDAVAEAPAAYAAVSPPPRRWFGRPSLESANAAGWLFLAPALVLIGVFFFLPVAASLLLSLTDFDIYAVGDPSYARFVGLRNYSRLIGSPEFWQALKNTFIFALAGGPLTVAASLAAALLVNARLARFRGFFRTIYFIPFVTTLVAVSVVWRYLYHPQYGLINYLLAKVGIHGPDWLGDPRWALPAIILMSVWKNFGYNMLIFVAGLQAIPADLYEAAQLDGAGPLLRFRHVTLPMLGPTMLFVGLVTMIGYFQLFAEPYVMTQGGPLGATTSVVLLMYEEGFRWWRMGYAAALAFVLFIVMLLWTAIQFRLQRRGAVA
- a CDS encoding carbohydrate ABC transporter permease; amino-acid sequence: MKPRAAVWLLHAALILGAIAAMLPMAWMVMASLMPTGEASTYPPRLVPSSVTLAHYGDLFTRLSLGRYMLNSALIAFAVTAVSLVINSMAGYAFAKLRFRGREKAFRAMVTGLIIPVQVSMLPLFLLMKQLGLVNTYWGVIIPSLASIFGIFLIRQYAVSVPDELLDAARIDGAGELRIYTSIVLPVIRPILATLAIWTFLTTWNDFMWPLVVLSDQSKYTLPVALASLVGEHVQDTELMMAGSVLTVFPVLLVFLVLQRYYIEGVMLGSVKG